The Myxococcota bacterium genome has a segment encoding these proteins:
- a CDS encoding histidine phosphatase family protein, protein MEITFIRHGQPDWEPDDRAVDEPVLTKLGREQAERAARALASEHGEGARAFDVLYVSPLVRAQETAAPIARALGLEPRTLSWLRELALPELGGSTPAQVQAFFRDGRLREPERWWDGYAGGESFRHFYERVTSGVDALLTGAHALGVHEDAGHRLWRVEDWNARVLVVAHEGTNAVAVSHLLGIEPNPWAPLRFTSAWTGMTRLHTSALGAGAVWSLEFFNRTEHLVPLRAPVDGRAPRSVL, encoded by the coding sequence TTGGAGATCACGTTCATCCGCCACGGGCAGCCCGACTGGGAGCCGGACGACCGCGCCGTCGACGAGCCCGTCCTCACGAAGCTCGGCCGCGAGCAGGCCGAGCGCGCCGCGCGCGCGCTCGCGAGCGAGCACGGCGAGGGCGCGCGCGCCTTCGACGTCCTGTACGTGAGCCCGCTCGTGCGCGCGCAGGAGACGGCCGCGCCGATCGCGCGCGCGCTCGGGCTCGAGCCGCGCACGCTGTCGTGGCTGCGCGAGCTCGCGCTCCCCGAGCTCGGCGGCAGCACGCCCGCGCAGGTGCAGGCCTTCTTCCGCGACGGGCGACTGCGCGAGCCCGAGCGTTGGTGGGACGGCTACGCGGGCGGCGAGAGCTTCCGCCACTTCTACGAGCGCGTGACGAGCGGCGTCGACGCGCTGCTCACGGGTGCGCACGCGCTCGGCGTGCACGAGGACGCGGGCCACCGGCTGTGGCGGGTCGAGGACTGGAACGCGCGCGTGCTCGTCGTCGCGCACGAGGGCACGAACGCGGTCGCGGTGTCGCACCTGCTCGGCATCGAGCCGAACCCGTGGGCGCCGCTGCGCTTCACGAGCGCGTGGACGGGCATGACGCGGCTGCACACGTCGGCGCTCGGCGCGGGCGCCGTGTGGTCGCTCGAGTTCTTCAACCGCACCGAGCACCTGGTGCCGCTGCGCGCGCCCGTCGACGGACGCGCGCCGAGGAGCGTGCTGTGA